From a single Rutidosis leptorrhynchoides isolate AG116_Rl617_1_P2 chromosome 5, CSIRO_AGI_Rlap_v1, whole genome shotgun sequence genomic region:
- the LOC139849683 gene encoding uncharacterized protein yields the protein MGLEFSTSFVKELGNGRTVKFWQDAWIGDIKLMDKFNRLYALENFKQVSVLDRFGHNELRGDWVRPIRGRAQGELQDLKNLLEPIRLKAEEEDKWRWYLDTEGFYKTKTMSNLIDIKRSSSSHSNSGETLRNKAIPLKVEIFVWRARQKRIPVRIELEKRGIDLDSTLCPLCLIETETAEHILSQCPKVLEIWNQVLSWWNLPCIPSLTINQIFDADSLIPAPTSNVKIIWQSLKWVTCYMLWKARNEVVFKNHIWMPQKILTNIQSVSFGWISKRLKKSSLE from the coding sequence ATGGGTCTTGAATTTAGCACTTCATTTGTCAAAGAACTTGGAAATGGGAGAACAGTAAAGTTCTGGCAGGACGCGTGGATTGGAGATATTAAGCTAATGGACAAGTTTAACAGACTCTACGCCTTGGAAAATTTCAAGCAGGTCTCGGTGCTGGACCGTTTTGGCCACAATGAACTTCGTGGAGACTGGGTCAGGCCAATCAGAGGTAGGGCGCAAGGAGAATTGCAGGATCTAAAAAATCTTTTGGAACCCATTCGTTTAAAAGCAGAAGAGGAGGACAAATGGAGATGGTATTTGGACACAGAAGGTTTCTACAAAACAAAAACGATGTCGAATTTGATAGACATAAAAAGATCATCATCATCTCATTCAAATTCGGGTGAAACTCTACGTAACAAGGCAATCCCATTAAAAGTAGAAATCTTCGTTTGGAGGGCAAGGCAAAAAAGGATCCCGGTAAGGATTGAATTAGAAAAAAGAGGAATCGATTTAGACTCAACTTTGTGCCCCTTATGCTTGATCGAAACGGAGACTGCAGAGCACATTCTATCGCAATGTCCTAAAGTCTTGGAAATTTGGAATCAAGTGCTAAGCTGGTGGAATCTGCCATGCATTCCATCTCTTACAATCAACCAAATTTTCGACGCAGACTCCTTAATTCCTGCTCCAACGTCGAACGTAAAGATTATTTGGCAAAGTTTAAAGTGGGTAACCTGTTATATGTTATGGAAAGCGAGGAATGAAGTGGTGTTTAAAAATCATATTTGGATGCCTCAAAAGATTTTAACAAACATTCAATCGGTAAGTTTCGGCTGGATTTCCAAACGCTTAAAGAAATCATCGTTGGAATGA
- the LOC139849684 gene encoding uncharacterized protein translates to MVRGLFQMFNIWDSDDEEDLDFLREMTEELDAEEAANDERVRKPRVYLRRDREEGGKDLHKHYFQEHPTYLDRWFRRRFRMSRDLFLRIQNDILSYDVEPLPSHFEYFIQKRDVLGRLGFTTEQKITSALRQLAYGTAADMKPTSSDIARLYSAHEEKHGIKGMLESIDCMHWKWKNCPVAWKGQYTSGHQGHPTIVLEAVASYDTWIWHAFFGAAGANNDVNVLNQSSLFDDIKNGNAPFV, encoded by the exons ATGGTACGAGGGTTGTTCCAAATGTTTAATATTTGGGATTCCGACGATGAAGAGGATTTGGATTTTTTACGAGAAATGACTGAAGAATTGGATGCTGAAGAAGCTGCCAATGATGAACGAGTTCGAAAACCTCGAGTTTACCTTCGTAGAGATCGTGAAGAAGGAGGTAAAGATTTACACAAACATTATTTTCAAGAGCATCCAACATATCTTGATCGTTGGTTTAGAAGACGTTTTAGAATGAGTAGAGATTTATTTTTACGCATCCAAAATGACATACTTAGTTATGATGTAGAACCTTTACCTAGTCATTTCGAGTATTTTATACAAAAAAGAGATGTGCTTGGTAGACTAGGTTTTACTACCGAGCAAAAGATTACATCTGCGTTGCGTCAATTGGCGTATGGTACAGCAGCAGACAT GAAACCAACTAGTAGCGATATAGCTCGCTTGTATAGCGCTCATGAAGAAAAGCACGGTATCAAGGGAATGCTTGAAAGCATTGACTGCATGCATTGGAAGTGGAAAAATTGTCCAGTTGCTTGGAAAGGGCAATATACTAGCGGTCATCAAGGTCACCCAACCATCGTTCTAGAAGCAGTTGCTTCATATGATACGTGGATATGGCATGCATTCTTCGGTGCCGCGGGTGCAAACAATGATGTGAATGTTTTGAATCAATCTTCATTATTCGATGACATAAAAAATGGAAATGCAccatttgtgtag